A stretch of the Bacillus mesophilus genome encodes the following:
- a CDS encoding cupin domain-containing protein, producing MKQNNPDYWIEHLELQPHPEGGFYKATFTSIDELSVSDKKRKLYTSIYFLLRSEDISHFHRLTSDELWYFHGGSSLTIHTIDEQGEYKQIKLGLNLEAGEVPQALVRKNTIFGSSVVDENTFSLVGCMVSPGFDFEDFELFNQEQLLKEYPQHEEIIRLMAYK from the coding sequence ATGAAACAAAATAATCCGGATTATTGGATTGAGCACCTAGAGCTTCAACCACACCCAGAGGGTGGATTTTATAAAGCTACGTTTACTTCTATTGATGAGTTATCAGTTAGTGATAAAAAACGTAAACTTTATACTAGCATTTACTTTTTGTTACGTTCTGAGGATATCTCTCATTTCCATCGACTTACATCTGATGAACTTTGGTATTTTCATGGTGGTAGCTCCCTAACGATTCATACGATCGATGAGCAAGGAGAATATAAACAAATCAAGCTAGGCTTAAACCTAGAGGCAGGAGAAGTGCCACAGGCATTAGTTCGCAAAAACACAATATTTGGCTCCTCTGTAGTTGATGAAAATACCTTTTCACTTGTTGGGTGTATGGTGTCACCTGGATTTGATTTTGAAGACTTCGAACTGTTTAATCAGGAACAACTATTAAAGGAATATCCTCAGCATGAGGAAATAATTAGACTGATGGCATATAAATAG
- a CDS encoding phosphotriesterase family protein, giving the protein MINTVSGKVDAASLGCTLIHEHMRVRSESVVAQFPHLYDEEKEFALAVVQVERVKGLGVSTICDPTVMELGRDIRFIERVARETDMQIIAATGIYSYHYIPPHFQNRDIDYMADLFVRDIEVGVQNTSIKAGFLKCAADAQGITPDVEKVIRAAARAHLKTGVPIMTHSHPASGTGLMQLDILQEEGVNPNRVLIGHTGDTNNMDYILKVLDRGAYIGMDRYGLTNECKTEDRNDTVIELVKQGYANRMFLSQDYCCSLDWFPEGAAGFMFPKWTMSFVLEEVIPDLKKNGVSDEDINRMMFDNVRRWFEGN; this is encoded by the coding sequence ATGATTAACACGGTTTCGGGTAAAGTAGATGCTGCAAGCCTTGGCTGTACATTAATTCATGAGCATATGCGGGTACGGTCTGAATCAGTTGTAGCGCAATTTCCACACCTTTATGATGAGGAAAAGGAGTTTGCTTTAGCAGTAGTGCAAGTAGAGAGGGTTAAAGGACTAGGGGTCTCTACTATTTGTGATCCAACAGTCATGGAATTGGGCCGTGACATTCGTTTTATTGAAAGAGTTGCTCGCGAAACGGACATGCAAATCATAGCCGCCACAGGAATCTATTCTTATCATTATATTCCACCTCATTTTCAAAATCGTGATATAGATTATATGGCAGACTTGTTTGTTAGGGACATTGAAGTTGGTGTTCAAAACACTTCTATTAAAGCAGGATTTTTAAAATGCGCTGCAGATGCACAAGGAATTACTCCTGATGTTGAAAAGGTTATTCGTGCAGCAGCCCGTGCACACTTAAAAACCGGTGTACCTATTATGACCCATTCACATCCAGCAAGCGGCACAGGCTTAATGCAACTAGATATACTTCAAGAGGAGGGGGTTAATCCTAACCGGGTTCTTATTGGTCATACGGGTGATACAAATAATATGGATTATATTCTTAAGGTGCTTGATAGAGGAGCCTATATAGGGATGGATCGATACGGTCTTACAAACGAATGTAAAACCGAAGACCGGAATGATACCGTCATTGAATTGGTAAAACAGGGCTACGCTAATCGTATGTTTTTATCGCAAGATTATTGTTGTAGTCTTGATTGGTTCCCAGAAGGAGCAGCCGGGTTTATGTTTCCTAAATGGACAATGAGCTTTGTTCTTGAAGAAGTTATACCTGATCTAAAGAAAAATGGTGTTTCAGATGAAGATATTAACAGGATGATGTTTGATAATGTGCGACGCTGGTTTGAAGGTAACTAA